tttcctttttttctcctCAGTAGATTTTTGAAAGAATATTAGTGATatacattttaaatttcaaGAACATTTTTCAGTGAAAAATAAGTGCAATTTACTGTGCACAAATATTATACACATGTATTATATATAcctttttgtttgattttcttTCTCATTTCTTCACATTTTTTGTTCCTTGTTTTCCATTTCCTGTTTCTTATCACTTCTTTTTAGCTTCCTAGTATTatccttcttctcttcccttcttTTGACAACTTTCTCTATCTTTCTCTTCTTAGATACCTACATTtcatataaataataaaaatgttatATAAATATAACGTTAGTTTCTTATAGATAAATACAACTAAGGTTTACATCATAcatacattttcattttcattcaaaCAATCTCCTTTTGGCAATGGGTAAAGTGTCCTATAGAAAATAGAATATCATTCACGTACAATTTCATAACTCATCATTTGTAGAATAAACCATTTTCAATTCATACAGATCATAAATAAACCTCATCAGATTTCAATGAATCGTTAAGTGGTACGTCATATGATGTTTCTCTTTCATTTATctacaaacaaatataataaaagctTCAACAAATAGCAGATGAAATATATACATCAGTGTATTTATAATATACTTACTGGTTTAGACTGTTTCCCTTTGTCATGTGTTGACATTTTTGCTTCCAGTGTTTGGCTTCGGGTGTTTCAAAGACAACATCCGGTTTTACAAACTTCTGATCCTGGTACACCATAATTTGTGTACCTATAGGTCCTCTTAACTTATATTCATCGTCTTCTAGATATATAGTTTGCAGCGGTTCGTATTGAATTGGTTCTTCATATCTTACTTCCTCTTaccatatatatacatattatatttttatttaacgaCTTATACCATTTCAGATACacattcaaaaactaaaaaaatatacatCTGTATTATCGTCAATCAATTGGATCATCCTTGTTTGATTTAATATGTTTCAACCTTGATCCTAGGCATCTTTCGCTTCGACGCACCATTTTTTTCAACTGCATATACAAATTATGATACAATATAAACTACCATTTACGATATTATGATTTTTATAGATTCCAACTTCTATTTTTTAGTGGAAACATAATTGAATTTCAAAAACATCACGGCCAAACACTATCTGTTTCATTTGAAAGTTGCATTTTAAGAATATAAATATCACAAGAAAAATACAACATGCATTACTTAATTTGTGGTTTAAGCATAAAATCAACACTTTAAAGTGGTGGTTTAAATAGAAAATCAACACTTGAATATATACAGACTTTAAAGTTGTGGTTTGAAGAATATAAACATTGATTTCACAATACAAATCATGAATGTTACTAAATCCTAAATGCTTCCACaatttcattttctaaataaaacAGTATGAAGAAGACTGTTCAAGACTTTAAAGAAATACGATCTGATGGTAAATATACCATCTTCTTTTTAATATAAGAAGTATAAAAATAGACTCGCCGTAATGGAAGATTGTTTCACAACACAGTGATAGAAGAAACGCTTACACCTTGACGACGGACTTGCAGGAGATGAAGAATCAAAACCCTAATGTGAACAATGATTGACGGTGAAGGTTTGCGAAAGACGAAGAATGAGATAACGATTGTAGTTTTGCCCTAATGAAGTGTGCTTTCCTTATGTGCGTTGATATCTCCTTTTCACTCTATTAACGTCTCAAAACCTtccgtttaaaaaaaatatatattttatttacatTAAATAAGTATGGGTATAATAGTAAATTGACTCAATATCTTGTGAAATAAATTAACCAATTTACAACTTTTATGGAATATATAAGGAAGAAAAATTCATTGTGTAATATCATATAGCAAATTAGGCCAAACccctttttttatatatttattttttctgattttttcatattaacaataaaattttatttttgtcatTAACCTTAAAATTCCTTGGAATTATTAGATCTAGAATAAGAACCCAATAAGCTTAATTATTGCTGAGATGGCCCATTAGTGGAAGGAGGCCCACGATGCAAGGAAAGCCCGTAGCTCATGTTATTACCATTTGAGAAGCTAAAGTTGGAAATGTAGTCATTTGGATTCCTCCCTCTGCCATTTCAACCACGCCTGCCACCTCTAGCGAAGGAACCACGACTATTGTGACCGATGGGTTGGAACGCGGCCATCGCTGCTGAAATCGAGTCAGTCGTCGACTGAAGAGTGTCAATGGTTTTGGCTTCGGCTTCAAGTAAGCCTTCACATTCAGCAAGGAATAGAACGGTATCGTGTCTGCTGCGAGTTGATGTACGAAATGAGCTGAAGTCAGATGGTAAGCCATCGAGGATATACAAAAGACATTCTTCATCATCGATAGTTACTCCAACGGCAGGAAGGCAATCAACCAAAACCTTTACTCATCGAAATCAGTGTTCAATATTCTCAATAGGTTCTTTCTTGACCATATATAGATTGGATCCGAGTTCTAGCACACTAGAATGAGTTTTGGAGGAATAATGAGAATCAAGACTAAGCAAATGTATGCAAACGATGGTGAAAATGATGTGAGAGAAAACAAATGGGAAAAGTGTGGTGTTATCAAAGTAATGAGGACTAATTCCGATAATTTCATTGAAGATAGTCTAGATTGATTTCAATGGTGATGGTAGGACCACAGTCAACCGGTTTGACAGTGTTACCCGCATCGACAGTGTGTTGGGCAAAGATGTATTTTGGGAATATGGGTGTTGAGTCGTCGAAGTGACCAAATAAAGCAGAAGCACAGAAAATTACTGAGATTTGATATTTCCATGAACATAGTACGTTGCTTTAAGACGAACAAGAACCAGAATACCGATATTGGATAGGAGGCCTGAGATTTGAGGGGTAGAAAAAACAGGGTTAGGTTGGATGGAAGAAAAAGAGTTCATTGAAGGGGACGTGATTCGACTGCTCTAATACCAAGAAACACTTAAAAGGTAAATAAGATTTCAACCTGATTTTCATTGAGATTTCCATAAACTATAGGTACCCATTTATAATAGGGTGAACCAAATAAGATACAACAAACTTCCCTAAAAAGTATGTGAAGATATAACATGATATACAAAAGATTTAAAAATCGAAGAACCTAAATAAATCTGAGTAAACTTTCACAAGTCTAATAACGGTCACAACGCATCTGTGAGACAAATTAAACCACGCTTAAAATTTTAACTTGGTTCTCCACATATCTCCTACCACTGCTCTTGGCTGTGGGTTATCGGGTCCTCGGTCCCGCTGCCCTGAGGTGAAGTACAAGTATCCATCCCAAAAACCAGCTAGCGTCGTTTTTATGCGGTAAGGGAGCTTTCCAATTACTGACCAAGTCTGCATTTGTTAGGGAACCAAAAACACATGATCAACACAAATAGAATTGTTTAAAGAAAGGGTTTTGTTCAAAGATAGATAGACATGTTCATACAAATGAATCCAAATCAAATCGGAAGACCTCCCCAACCAAGATCATTCGTTTGGTAATTGGGTGCTTTTCTGTTGTACCGCCGGTGATGATAATAGAATTATTGACAACAACCCAAGCAAACTCAATATGAGAATCGGGTTTTGGCATGGGACTTAATGTTTTCCATTTCTTCTCATCATCCAGCATGTAGACATCACCGTAAACaacctgaaaacatgaaaaaGTAGATTCAATAAAGGATGGTTTGAGAGGAGTCAAATAAATCTCTTTCGTGGATAGATCATTCTGGAGTTCCAAGACTCGATAAGACTTCTTCTTGGTGTTCTCTTTCTGAGCTTTTTGTTTGAATTGTGGGgcatttatcttttttttttttttttttttttctttttgtattttaagcattagtctcttttcattATATCAATGAAATGTTATGTTTccttttagaaaaacaaaacaaaacaaaacaaacaaaggATGAACAAAACCTATTGATGCTAGGTGAACAAAGGCTGAACATTGAAAGAAATGTGAGGAATGTCTGCCTGTGTCAATATTTCTGGATAATGTAAAAGTATGACCTACACATGCATTTAATATGATGAACCAGCTTATCACAAACTCTTGAGCTAACATTAAAATATACCTCATGCCTACGGGAGCACTTAAAAATAGGCGAACCAGGTTTTGCCATGAAGTCACCTTCTTGACCACCGATAACAAAAAGCCGATCATTGACCACGATACAGGCCCTGGAGAATGTCAAGTTGAAATATTGGATACGTTACACGAACtgttttcaaatatttgaattGCCTAATCCATATTCCATTCATTATGGATTACAACTCTAAATGACTAGATATGAAATTTTGATTAGAAAAAGAATAGTGTCCCAAGACCTGTGTGGTCCTCCACGGGGTATAGGTACTTCATTCCGCCACTTCTTCTCCAATACTTTTCCATCTTTTACTGCAATGCTCCAGTGCTCCAATCCAGGTGTGTGGCGATTCTCCTTGCTACCACCCATCACATGAAGTCTTCCTTTCCATAATTGCGTTGCTGGAGCATATCTGCAAAGTGTGTGTTAAAAATTCTTTTGACTAGAAATGAcagaacatttttttttctatcttaaagttcacattacaaaaatattttcgtACATTCAGAAAAAGATCTGAGATCAAGAATCAATTGTGGTGGCAGCTGACAGTACATTAACTCTTTCATTTCAGGATCTAGCAAAGTCCAGTTATTTTGATTTGCAATCTCAAGTTGTTTTCAATTAATTCTACAATTTCTATCATTCAAATATGCATTTAAACAAGCAAAAGGTTCAATAGACAATGTATTAGATGCTCAACCTCCTAAATAATTAATCAACTCTTGGCTCACTTGTTTGCACTTAATCTTTCTTCCTACATTTAAGTTTACAAACTATGAAGATCGCTAAACTTAGATTGCCCAAAATCAACTTGTGAAGGCCATCTTTTACACTGATATGAAGTATAATCTAACATTTAGGAACATAAATCTACAAACCAAGTCTTTATAATCAATTTATTTGCACGAACTAACACTTCTTGATCCAAATTTGATAGGGTCAGGCTTTTGATTAGGATGTGATAATTAGATCTCATTTGTGcataaaaagatttttttttatatccatGAGTGTCCGGACCAGCTTATACGCACCTCGACCAATATCACGGGACAACCAACCTAACCCTAATATATGCATAAAAAGATACAATCACAAAGTAAGGAACTAACCAAGAGAAACCACCAAACAATTAAGTTGAT
The sequence above is drawn from the Cucumis melo cultivar AY chromosome 2, USDA_Cmelo_AY_1.0, whole genome shotgun sequence genome and encodes:
- the LOC103487280 gene encoding kelch repeat-containing protein At3g27220-like, which encodes MTRNHHKNASSTNTLLFLITCAGLLGAALIADLLWTSSSSFSIASTWAIGRTKLYVIPHSSTHNATQVDDKEIDSRKFLTGTYFDLPAPDLEWEEIPSAPVPRLDGASIQINNIFYVFAGYGNINYVHSHVDMFNFSDNKWIGKFDMPKEMAHSHLGMASDGRYVYVVSGQYGPQCRGPTARTFVLDTETKKWNSMPPLPAPRYAPATQLWKGRLHVMGGSKENRHTPGLEHWSIAVKDGKVLEKKWRNEVPIPRGGPHRACIVVNDRLFVIGGQEGDFMAKPGSPIFKCSRRHEVVYGDVYMLDDEKKWKTLSPMPKPDSHIEFAWVVVNNSIIITGGTTEKHPITKRMILVGEVFRFDLDSFTWSVIGKLPYRIKTTLAGFWDGYLYFTSGQRDRGPDNPQPRAVVGDMWRTKLKF